A genome region from Psychrobacter jeotgali includes the following:
- a CDS encoding DUF2382 domain-containing protein, protein MSQLIRLRDIQATHRDLIGDDYYDPTDKVAYGVNEEKIGKIEGALVEDTTGRIRYLIVDAGGWFSSKEVLVPAGLARIVGDDVFFDSLTKSQVEAMEEYDHDYQYSYKEQYEKDRQAFVADTVPTEERMEITDTAYDAPNTLELLEERLTVNKDRIVAGLVKVGKHVVTEERNVDVELEEEHAHIERTNVDRPTDRRIGDVDATETVEVELEAERARVGKETYVTEEVNVGKTTERHTETIVETIQREELDVDRDGNVVDREGNIVDRDGITAEDVRRARGM, encoded by the coding sequence ATGAGCCAACTAATCCGTTTAAGAGATATTCAAGCTACCCACCGTGACCTAATTGGTGATGATTACTATGATCCAACAGACAAGGTTGCTTACGGTGTTAATGAAGAAAAAATCGGTAAGATCGAAGGAGCTTTAGTAGAAGATACTACAGGTCGTATTCGCTATCTGATTGTAGATGCAGGTGGTTGGTTCAGCTCAAAAGAAGTTCTAGTTCCAGCAGGTCTAGCTCGTATCGTTGGTGATGATGTGTTCTTTGATAGCTTAACTAAGTCACAAGTAGAAGCTATGGAAGAGTATGACCACGACTATCAGTACAGCTATAAAGAGCAGTATGAAAAAGATCGCCAAGCCTTTGTTGCTGATACCGTTCCTACAGAAGAGCGTATGGAAATCACTGACACCGCTTATGATGCGCCAAATACTCTTGAGTTACTAGAAGAGCGTCTAACTGTGAATAAAGACCGCATTGTAGCTGGTCTAGTAAAAGTAGGTAAGCATGTGGTGACCGAAGAGCGTAACGTAGATGTTGAGCTTGAAGAAGAACATGCTCATATCGAACGTACTAACGTAGACCGTCCGACAGATCGTCGTATTGGTGATGTTGATGCTACTGAAACGGTTGAAGTTGAGCTTGAAGCAGAACGCGCTCGTGTCGGCAAAGAAACTTATGTTACTGAAGAAGTTAACGTAGGTAAAACTACCGAACGTCATACTGAAACTATTGTTGAAACTATTCAGCGTGAAGAATTGGACGTGGACCGCGACGGTAATGTAGTTGACCGTGAAGGTAATATTGTTGACCGTGATGGTATCACTGCAGAAGATGTACGCCGCGCTCGTGGTATGTAA
- a CDS encoding YsnF/AvaK domain-containing protein, with protein sequence MSIDNSKNPMNNNPLNNNGDSAKKIADHTADNKLPAPDSLTTGNTHDQKDTLRTEQNKTGNQTASKRKDGGYLELLEERPVINKERLDIGKVTVTKHTRTKTIDVPIELVEEYVTIATAYNDAESQDLLSGNYDDKDILRHVEPSLDSKAVVTINGQQVEISDEPVEIVISRQVATVTKDTYAIQEVEINKTTHTHTDTIQVELKHEELDVKEEGFLEHEATRVQQK encoded by the coding sequence ATGAGTATCGATAACTCCAAAAATCCAATGAATAATAATCCTCTAAATAATAATGGTGATAGTGCTAAAAAAATCGCTGACCACACTGCTGATAACAAATTGCCAGCGCCTGATAGCTTGACCACCGGTAACACTCATGATCAAAAAGACACCCTCCGAACTGAGCAAAATAAAACTGGAAATCAAACAGCCTCTAAACGTAAAGACGGCGGCTATTTAGAGCTATTAGAAGAGCGCCCAGTAATCAATAAAGAGCGCTTAGATATAGGAAAAGTGACTGTTACTAAGCATACACGTACCAAAACCATTGATGTTCCCATTGAGCTGGTTGAAGAATATGTCACAATAGCTACCGCTTATAATGATGCTGAAAGTCAAGATTTGCTGTCAGGTAACTATGATGATAAAGATATATTACGTCACGTTGAACCCTCATTAGATAGCAAAGCAGTAGTAACCATCAACGGTCAGCAAGTAGAGATTAGTGATGAGCCGGTTGAAATCGTCATTTCAAGACAAGTAGCAACCGTCACTAAAGATACTTATGCTATTCAAGAAGTCGAGATCAATAAAACCACCCATACTCACACGGATACCATTCAGGTTGAGCTCAAGCACGAAGAGTTAGATGTAAAAGAAGAAGGCTTTTTGGAGCATGAAGCAACGCGCGTTCAACAGAAATAA
- a CDS encoding homoserine dehydrogenase yields MSKTIKLAILGLGTVGTGVVNLINDNLDELKRRSGRDIVITEVGTRRQRDDIDPAIIQNHDLMATAASDNVDIVIEVIGGTTLAKDVIMHAIKNGKHVVTANKALLAEHGNEIFAAAEANNVHVAYEAAVAGGIPIIKVMREALAANKIDWLAGIINGTGNFIMTEMRDKGRPFADVLSEAQELGYAEADPTFDVEGIDAAHKLALLASIAFGIPLQFDKVYCEGITGITLQDVNYAEELGYRIKHVGFAVRREGSNEQDASTGIELRVHPTLIPQDTLLANVNGVKNAVLVNSHPLGQTLYYGDGAGAGATASAVMADVMDLVRVLGSNDHDYHGHHVPHLAFVPEQLSNTPILRAEQMITGYYLRVHAYDNPGVLADITRILSDAGINIDAILQKPAHKVGQVPVIILTLPVVESQMNLAIEKIEQLKTITDKVVRIRLDELA; encoded by the coding sequence GTGAGTAAAACCATCAAACTAGCGATACTTGGCCTAGGTACTGTCGGTACTGGCGTCGTCAACTTAATCAACGACAATCTAGATGAACTTAAGCGTCGAAGCGGACGTGACATTGTGATTACTGAGGTGGGTACCCGCCGTCAGCGCGATGATATCGATCCTGCTATTATCCAAAACCATGACTTGATGGCCACTGCTGCCAGCGATAATGTCGATATTGTCATCGAAGTCATCGGTGGCACTACCCTCGCTAAAGATGTCATTATGCACGCTATTAAAAATGGCAAACACGTGGTGACCGCTAACAAAGCCTTGCTAGCTGAACATGGTAATGAGATTTTTGCGGCCGCTGAAGCTAATAATGTTCACGTAGCTTATGAAGCGGCAGTAGCTGGCGGTATTCCTATTATCAAAGTTATGCGTGAAGCCTTGGCGGCTAATAAGATCGATTGGTTGGCGGGTATCATCAACGGTACGGGCAACTTCATCATGACTGAGATGCGTGACAAAGGTCGTCCTTTTGCGGATGTACTAAGCGAGGCGCAAGAGCTGGGTTATGCAGAAGCTGATCCCACCTTTGATGTCGAAGGTATTGATGCGGCTCATAAATTAGCGCTGCTCGCCTCTATCGCCTTTGGTATTCCGTTACAGTTTGACAAGGTCTACTGCGAAGGCATTACGGGTATTACTTTGCAAGATGTCAATTATGCCGAAGAGCTTGGCTATCGCATCAAACACGTAGGCTTTGCTGTCCGCCGTGAAGGTAGTAATGAGCAAGACGCTAGCACTGGTATCGAGCTACGTGTCCATCCCACCTTGATTCCACAAGATACGCTATTGGCTAATGTTAATGGCGTCAAAAACGCTGTATTGGTCAACTCTCATCCGCTGGGACAAACCCTATATTATGGTGATGGTGCCGGCGCTGGTGCTACTGCCTCTGCGGTAATGGCTGATGTAATGGACCTAGTTCGCGTTTTGGGTAGTAACGATCATGATTATCATGGTCATCATGTGCCACATTTAGCTTTCGTTCCTGAGCAGCTCTCCAATACTCCAATATTACGTGCCGAACAAATGATTACTGGTTACTATCTGCGCGTTCATGCTTATGACAATCCTGGCGTATTAGCGGATATCACTCGAATTCTGAGTGATGCAGGTATCAATATTGATGCTATTTTGCAAAAACCTGCCCATAAAGTGGGGCAAGTGCCAGTGATTATCTTGACTTTACCAGTGGTGGAGAGTCAGATGAATTTAGCGATTGAGAAAATTGAGCAACTTAAAACCATTACCGATAAAGTAGTGCGTATTCGTTTAGATGAGCTAGCTTAG
- a CDS encoding DsbC family protein, with amino-acid sequence MSLSHLFKPKTPATQLISSNASHKKLTRGLMSALLVIVAAGCSNNDADAINSSTDIVSDSQKASAPSVTTADSDQAVVQALQANLSASGIEENIVSAVPTEMEDIYWVTAEGLPSFFTDKSGKHIIQGQIVAIGSDEPVDISAQLVARKAKDALKAVDKKDMIIYPAKGETKSVIYSFTDADCPYCTQLHKEMDEINALGIEVRYLAWPRSEASVPKMQAIWCSEDRSAAMDQAKGGANVQAPSCNDPVIEQMALGARLGVRGTPAIFTESGQQVGGYLPAEQLAQAVGIIQ; translated from the coding sequence ATGTCCTTATCGCATTTGTTTAAACCCAAAACTCCTGCAACCCAACTTATAAGCTCGAATGCTTCTCATAAAAAGCTAACTCGAGGGCTAATGAGTGCGCTGTTGGTTATAGTAGCCGCAGGGTGTTCAAATAATGATGCTGACGCTATTAATAGTAGTACTGATATTGTGAGTGATTCACAGAAAGCCAGCGCACCAAGCGTCACTACTGCTGACAGCGATCAAGCGGTGGTCCAAGCTTTGCAAGCAAACTTAAGTGCTTCTGGTATTGAGGAAAACATTGTCTCTGCAGTACCTACTGAGATGGAAGATATCTACTGGGTGACAGCTGAAGGCCTGCCTTCGTTCTTTACGGACAAGTCTGGTAAGCACATTATTCAAGGACAAATAGTAGCTATTGGATCAGATGAACCTGTCGATATCAGTGCTCAACTGGTAGCGCGTAAGGCGAAAGATGCTTTAAAAGCAGTGGATAAAAAAGATATGATTATCTACCCCGCCAAGGGTGAGACAAAATCAGTCATCTATTCTTTTACGGATGCAGATTGCCCGTATTGTACCCAGCTTCATAAAGAGATGGATGAAATCAACGCTTTAGGCATTGAAGTGCGTTATTTGGCTTGGCCTCGTAGCGAAGCCAGTGTGCCAAAAATGCAAGCGATCTGGTGTAGTGAAGACCGTAGCGCTGCCATGGATCAAGCCAAAGGCGGCGCTAATGTTCAAGCGCCGAGCTGTAACGATCCAGTTATAGAACAAATGGCCTTGGGCGCCAGACTAGGCGTACGTGGCACCCCAGCTATCTTTACCGAATCAGGGCAACAAGTGGGTGGTTATCTTCCTGCAGAACAATTGGCTCAAGCCGTGGGTATTATTCAATAA
- a CDS encoding thiolase family protein: MSKDAIVILNGARTPMGGFQGVLKDVNAADLGAAAIKAAVERSGINAEKVDEVIMGCILSAGLGQGPARQAMRKAGLPDATGAVTINKLCGSGLKAVMQAHDGIKAGSFDVAVAGGMESMTNAPYILPGARGGYRMGHKEVKDHMFLDGLEDAETGKLMGQFAQEMADEKGYTREQMDEFAIESLNRALTAIKDDHFKDEITPVTFETRKGEKTVDTDEQPGLANAERIPTLRPAFAKDGTITAANASSISDGAAAVVVMKESQAKSEGLDYQARIVATASNSRHPSEFTIAPIGAIEKVLANAGWSVEDVDLWEINEAFAMVTMAAMDEFKLDHAKVNIEGGACALGHPVGCSGARILVTLINSLKRTGGKKGIATLCIGGGEAVAVAIELA; this comes from the coding sequence ATGTCAAAAGATGCAATTGTAATACTTAATGGTGCTCGTACTCCGATGGGCGGCTTCCAAGGTGTTTTAAAAGACGTTAATGCCGCTGATTTAGGCGCAGCAGCTATCAAAGCGGCTGTTGAGCGCTCAGGTATTAATGCTGAGAAAGTCGACGAAGTCATCATGGGCTGTATTTTATCTGCAGGCTTAGGTCAAGGCCCTGCTCGTCAAGCTATGCGTAAAGCAGGTTTGCCTGATGCAACCGGTGCTGTCACTATTAATAAGCTATGCGGCTCTGGTCTAAAAGCGGTCATGCAAGCCCACGACGGTATCAAAGCAGGTAGCTTTGATGTTGCCGTAGCAGGCGGTATGGAATCTATGACCAATGCCCCCTACATCTTGCCCGGTGCACGCGGTGGTTACCGTATGGGCCATAAAGAAGTCAAAGATCATATGTTCTTAGATGGTCTGGAAGATGCCGAAACGGGTAAGCTAATGGGTCAGTTCGCTCAAGAAATGGCCGATGAGAAAGGCTATACTCGTGAGCAGATGGATGAATTTGCAATTGAATCCCTCAACCGTGCGCTTACCGCTATCAAAGACGATCACTTTAAAGATGAGATCACCCCGGTTACTTTTGAAACTCGTAAGGGTGAGAAGACTGTTGATACTGATGAGCAGCCAGGACTAGCTAATGCTGAGCGTATTCCTACTTTACGTCCAGCCTTTGCAAAAGACGGTACTATCACTGCCGCTAATGCCAGCTCCATCTCCGACGGCGCTGCCGCTGTAGTCGTGATGAAAGAGTCACAAGCTAAATCTGAAGGTCTTGATTACCAAGCACGTATAGTAGCAACGGCTTCTAATTCGCGTCACCCCAGTGAGTTCACTATTGCTCCTATTGGTGCTATCGAAAAGGTGCTGGCTAATGCCGGTTGGTCAGTCGAAGATGTAGATCTTTGGGAGATTAACGAAGCTTTTGCAATGGTTACCATGGCTGCAATGGATGAATTCAAGTTGGATCATGCTAAGGTCAACATCGAAGGCGGCGCTTGTGCGCTTGGTCATCCCGTTGGTTGCTCTGGCGCCCGTATCTTGGTGACTTTGATTAATTCGCTAAAACGTACTGGCGGCAAAAAAGGTATCGCTACCTTATGTATTGGCGGCGGCGAAGCAGTGGCAGTAGCTATTGAACTTGCTTAG
- the mutS gene encoding DNA mismatch repair protein MutS, translating to MTVKQVTENPDLSTNTATEPLKVGNSVYDLAHHTPMMVQYLTMKANYPNALLLYRMGDFYELFFDDAKRAAQILDITLTRRGTDKAGNTIAMAGVPFHAADSYMARLIAAGETVVVCEQIDESADTTKQTANLPLMADKQKKDSNKSGIMRREVVKTLTAGTITDDALIAPNQTPTVVAIDIHIPKAFSKQPLQAAISQLDLAAGTLTTQTLMAATDKHNDNDATESLQAQMLTVLARFAPSECIVSEGLSDDIGEDWLIWLRRHLDCPIIEVAANDFHPDHAASTLCKQFEVQRLDGLGISEAPLAQSSCAALIHYARQTQQRHVPQVNRLIKEHSDDYLIIDAGSQQNLELFTPVSSNGTALISVLNHCKTPMGRRLLIQQMKRPLRQHSRINQRLAAISNLLKVNQLNHSLNHSFNQALSHNAVIEQLRETLNAIGDIERISSRIGLMSAKPRDLRKLAEGIVSSKQLNDLLIEAGINPDQSGLLPMLMQSLPAQLPSVQAVADLIENAIISEPPAHIRDGGMLAAGFDAEFDRLTHLHDNIQVTLDEMVERARQDNQLPSLKVGFNKVSGFYFELPKMQAKNAPAHFIRRQTLKNSERFITDELKTLETDYLSAQTLALAREKQLYQQLLMTLGEHLSELQQLSAAVAQIDVLSNWAQLAVSYHWQRPVMTGKLNHVELENDNRQNFQKSSSPNQPQNQQQNLQQHQLNLPDYDLKSQNQTCIDIKQGRHVVVEAALNRADNNNIEHHRHFVANDCALGSVDHPERLLMITGPNMGGKSTYMRQTALIILLAHCGSFVPAEHAYIGDIDRIFTRIGSADDLAGGKSTFMVEMIETANILNQATDRSLVLMDEVGRGTATTDGLAIAHACVNRLLEIGCLTLFATHYFELTQLAEQHKGIRNVHVAASEIDGQLLLLHQIKEGAASSSFGLHVAKMAGIPTKVLEDAKRYLIDNLATESIKTTDNKTELAKSVKDKGQQSYDHQGTEKQQATHSQALISVDNRQQNQLLSLQRQLDTIDPDSLTPKQAHDMLYKLKQLISR from the coding sequence ATGACTGTTAAGCAAGTTACTGAAAACCCTGATTTATCCACTAATACAGCGACCGAACCTTTAAAGGTAGGTAATAGCGTTTATGACTTGGCGCACCATACGCCGATGATGGTGCAATACCTAACTATGAAAGCCAACTATCCGAACGCTTTGTTGTTATACCGGATGGGCGACTTTTATGAGCTGTTCTTTGATGATGCCAAACGCGCCGCGCAAATATTAGATATTACTCTCACCCGCCGTGGCACCGATAAAGCGGGCAATACCATCGCTATGGCTGGGGTGCCTTTTCATGCCGCTGACAGTTATATGGCACGGCTGATTGCGGCGGGCGAAACCGTAGTCGTCTGTGAGCAAATCGATGAATCAGCTGACACCACTAAACAAACGGCTAACTTGCCACTGATGGCCGATAAGCAAAAAAAGGACAGTAATAAAAGCGGTATCATGCGCCGTGAAGTGGTCAAAACTTTGACCGCTGGCACCATCACTGATGATGCATTAATTGCGCCAAACCAAACTCCGACCGTCGTTGCTATCGATATTCATATTCCTAAAGCTTTTAGCAAGCAGCCGCTACAAGCAGCTATTAGCCAACTGGACTTGGCAGCAGGGACTTTAACCACCCAAACCCTGATGGCTGCTACCGATAAGCATAATGATAATGACGCTACCGAAAGCCTGCAAGCGCAAATGCTGACAGTATTGGCGCGCTTTGCCCCTAGCGAATGTATCGTTAGCGAAGGCCTCAGTGACGACATCGGCGAGGACTGGCTGATATGGCTACGCCGTCATCTCGACTGTCCTATCATCGAGGTGGCAGCTAACGACTTCCATCCCGATCATGCTGCATCGACACTTTGTAAACAGTTTGAAGTACAGCGCCTTGATGGTTTGGGTATTAGTGAAGCGCCGCTGGCTCAATCGAGCTGTGCGGCATTAATCCATTACGCCAGACAAACCCAGCAGCGTCACGTGCCCCAGGTCAATCGGCTCATCAAAGAGCATAGTGACGACTATCTGATTATCGATGCGGGCAGTCAACAAAACCTTGAGCTCTTTACCCCCGTCAGTAGTAACGGTACGGCGCTGATATCAGTACTCAATCATTGTAAAACGCCCATGGGTAGACGTTTATTAATTCAACAAATGAAGCGTCCCTTACGTCAACACAGCCGCATCAATCAGCGTTTAGCAGCGATTAGTAATTTATTAAAGGTAAATCAGCTTAATCATTCCCTTAATCACTCTTTTAATCAAGCGCTCTCACATAACGCTGTAATCGAGCAGTTGCGTGAGACGCTCAATGCTATTGGCGATATCGAACGTATTAGTAGCCGTATCGGTCTGATGAGCGCCAAGCCACGCGACCTACGCAAATTGGCTGAGGGTATTGTCAGTAGTAAGCAGCTCAACGACTTATTAATAGAAGCTGGGATTAATCCGGATCAAAGCGGTCTATTGCCGATGCTGATGCAGTCACTGCCTGCGCAGTTGCCCAGCGTACAAGCTGTCGCCGACTTGATTGAGAATGCTATTATCTCGGAGCCGCCCGCTCATATCCGTGATGGCGGCATGCTAGCGGCAGGGTTTGATGCCGAGTTTGATCGCCTCACCCACCTGCATGATAATATCCAAGTCACCCTCGATGAGATGGTAGAACGCGCCCGCCAAGATAATCAATTACCCAGCCTAAAGGTTGGCTTTAATAAGGTCAGTGGCTTTTATTTTGAGCTACCTAAAATGCAAGCTAAAAACGCTCCTGCTCACTTTATCCGCCGGCAAACTCTTAAAAACAGCGAGCGTTTTATCACTGATGAATTAAAAACGCTCGAAACTGACTATCTAAGTGCGCAAACCTTAGCGTTAGCCCGTGAAAAGCAGCTTTATCAGCAGCTACTAATGACACTTGGTGAGCATTTAAGCGAGCTTCAGCAACTAAGTGCCGCAGTTGCTCAGATAGATGTGCTTAGCAATTGGGCGCAGCTGGCGGTCAGTTATCATTGGCAACGTCCAGTTATGACGGGTAAGCTAAACCATGTTGAGCTGGAAAATGACAATCGACAAAACTTTCAAAAAAGCTCATCACCAAATCAGCCACAAAATCAGCAACAGAATTTACAGCAACATCAGCTTAACTTGCCAGATTATGATTTAAAATCGCAAAACCAAACCTGTATCGATATCAAACAAGGACGTCATGTGGTGGTAGAAGCCGCTCTAAACCGTGCGGATAATAACAATATTGAACACCATCGCCACTTCGTTGCCAATGACTGCGCCCTCGGTAGTGTCGATCATCCTGAACGCTTATTAATGATCACCGGCCCCAATATGGGCGGCAAATCAACCTATATGCGCCAAACTGCGCTCATCATTTTGCTGGCGCATTGCGGTAGTTTCGTCCCAGCAGAGCACGCTTATATTGGCGATATCGACCGCATTTTTACTCGTATTGGCTCAGCCGATGACTTGGCTGGCGGCAAATCGACCTTTATGGTGGAGATGATAGAAACCGCCAATATTCTCAATCAGGCTACTGATAGATCATTGGTATTAATGGATGAGGTTGGCCGTGGCACCGCCACCACCGATGGGCTGGCTATCGCTCATGCTTGCGTCAATCGATTGCTGGAGATTGGCTGCCTGACTTTATTTGCCACCCACTATTTTGAGTTAACTCAATTGGCCGAGCAGCATAAAGGCATTCGTAACGTCCACGTGGCGGCAAGCGAAATTGATGGGCAACTATTACTATTGCATCAAATAAAAGAAGGTGCTGCCAGCTCCAGCTTTGGGCTACATGTCGCCAAGATGGCAGGTATTCCCACTAAGGTATTAGAAGATGCGAAGCGTTACTTAATCGATAATCTCGCTACTGAATCGATAAAAACAACTGATAACAAAACCGAATTAGCTAAGTCAGTAAAGGATAAAGGCCAGCAAAGCTACGATCATCAAGGCACAGAAAAGCAGCAAGCAACCCACTCGCAAGCACTGATATCCGTAGACAATAGGCAACAAAACCAATTACTTAGCTTGCAGCGGCAGCTCGACACGATAGATCCTGATAGTCTAACGCCCAAGCAAGCGCATGATATGCTTTATAAGCTAAAACAACTTATTAGTCGTTAA
- the secA gene encoding preprotein translocase subunit SecA, with the protein MLSKIVGSVVGTKNDRELKRMRRVVTKINAQEAGIQALSDEQLQQKTPEFKERFQKGESLDALLPEAFAVCREASLRITGMRHYDVQLIGGITLHEGKIAEMKTGEGKTLMATLAIYLNAISAKGVHVVTVNDYLAARDADLNRPLFNFLGLTVGVIYSQQPPQEKVDAYQADITYGTNNEYGFDYLRDNMVFSLSEKKQRPLNFCIIDEIDSILIDEARTPLIISGQAEDSSRMYALINTIIPLLKRSKDEEANKENEDEDFWIDEKNRQIEISEKGYEKIERFLIKVGELGENESLYSPTRLPLLAHVQAAIRAHHIFVKNVHYIVDDGEVVIVDENTGRTMPGRRWSEGLHQAVEAKEGVEIQAENQTLATTTFQNFFRLYDKLSGMTGTADTEAAEFKSTYDLDVIVIPTHMPIARVDLDDQIFLTKLGKYKGIIREIKEIQAKGAPVLVGTATIEASEELSYLLDQEGIKHNVLNAKQHEREAEIIAQAGSPKAVTIATNMAGRGTDIILGGNWQSFIEDIDNVSPEEMQRLKAEWQIKHDQVVDAGGLHIIGSERHESRRIDNQLRGRAGRQGDPGMSRFFLSLEDDLMRIFAGDRVVNMMRAMGLKEDEAIEHKMVSKSIENAQGKVESRDFDARKNLLKYDDVANEQRKVIYSQRDDLLAETDLLEAIEVMHGEVYNAMIDQFIPPGSIDDQWNIDGLEDELEEEFKLYMPINDWLDEDRRLDEEGLRAKIIDTALARYHERREQMGEQDGAQLERHFMLQSLDKHWKEHLTQMDQLRKGIHLRGYAQKNPEQEYKRESFELFQMMLGAIKSETVQDLSRVHIPTKEELEALEAQQRADRERMQMQFEHNEVANLAGETQPTPRNQNPGTRTNGQMQVNLAGGVAAAGAGGAQEGEPDPYAGMNISRNAPCPCGSGLKYKQCHGKI; encoded by the coding sequence ATGTTATCAAAGATTGTAGGCAGTGTGGTTGGCACCAAAAATGACCGTGAACTCAAACGTATGCGCAGAGTGGTCACCAAGATCAATGCCCAAGAGGCTGGTATACAAGCGCTGTCTGACGAACAATTACAACAAAAAACTCCAGAGTTTAAAGAGCGTTTCCAAAAGGGCGAGAGCTTAGATGCCTTGTTGCCCGAAGCTTTTGCGGTCTGTCGTGAGGCGTCATTACGGATTACTGGTATGCGTCATTATGACGTGCAGCTGATCGGTGGTATCACCTTGCACGAAGGCAAAATCGCCGAGATGAAAACCGGTGAGGGTAAAACCTTGATGGCGACTTTGGCGATTTACCTTAACGCCATTAGCGCCAAGGGTGTGCACGTCGTTACCGTCAACGACTATCTAGCTGCCCGTGATGCCGATTTAAACCGTCCGCTGTTTAACTTCTTGGGCTTGACGGTTGGGGTGATCTACTCACAGCAGCCGCCGCAAGAAAAGGTCGATGCTTATCAAGCGGACATCACTTACGGTACCAACAACGAATACGGCTTTGATTATCTACGCGATAATATGGTGTTTAGCCTGAGCGAAAAAAAGCAGCGTCCGCTGAACTTTTGTATTATTGATGAGATTGACTCTATTCTTATCGATGAGGCGCGGACACCGCTTATTATCTCAGGTCAAGCTGAAGACTCGTCGCGGATGTATGCGCTGATTAATACTATTATTCCGCTGCTCAAACGCTCAAAAGACGAAGAAGCCAATAAAGAAAACGAAGATGAAGACTTTTGGATCGATGAGAAGAACCGTCAAATTGAGATTAGCGAAAAGGGCTATGAGAAGATTGAACGCTTCTTAATTAAAGTCGGTGAATTGGGTGAAAACGAGAGTTTATATAGTCCTACCCGCCTGCCACTATTAGCCCACGTCCAAGCGGCTATTCGAGCGCATCATATTTTTGTCAAAAACGTCCACTATATCGTCGATGACGGTGAAGTGGTTATCGTTGATGAAAACACCGGCCGTACCATGCCGGGTCGTCGTTGGTCTGAAGGTCTACATCAGGCAGTAGAGGCCAAAGAGGGTGTTGAGATTCAAGCAGAGAACCAGACGCTAGCGACTACCACTTTCCAGAACTTTTTCCGCCTTTATGACAAGCTTTCAGGTATGACTGGTACTGCCGATACCGAAGCGGCAGAATTTAAGTCAACCTATGATTTGGACGTGATTGTCATTCCTACTCATATGCCGATTGCTCGGGTTGACTTGGATGATCAGATTTTCTTAACTAAACTGGGCAAATACAAAGGTATTATCCGCGAGATTAAAGAGATTCAGGCCAAAGGAGCGCCGGTACTGGTAGGTACAGCGACGATTGAAGCCAGTGAAGAGTTGTCGTATTTGCTTGATCAAGAAGGCATTAAGCACAATGTGTTAAACGCCAAACAGCATGAGCGTGAAGCGGAGATTATCGCTCAAGCGGGTAGTCCAAAAGCGGTTACCATCGCTACCAACATGGCGGGCCGTGGTACCGATATTATCTTGGGCGGTAACTGGCAGTCGTTTATCGAGGACATCGACAATGTCAGCCCTGAGGAGATGCAGCGCTTAAAAGCTGAATGGCAAATTAAGCATGATCAAGTGGTTGATGCTGGTGGCCTGCATATTATTGGTTCTGAGCGCCATGAATCACGCCGTATCGATAATCAGCTGCGCGGCCGTGCCGGTCGTCAAGGTGACCCCGGAATGTCACGCTTCTTTTTATCTCTCGAAGATGATTTGATGCGTATCTTCGCCGGCGACCGTGTGGTCAATATGATGCGCGCTATGGGTCTCAAAGAAGATGAAGCTATTGAGCATAAAATGGTCTCAAAATCGATTGAAAACGCTCAAGGTAAAGTTGAGAGCCGCGATTTTGATGCTCGTAAGAATCTATTGAAATATGATGACGTGGCGAACGAGCAGCGTAAAGTTATCTATAGCCAACGTGATGATTTGCTTGCCGAGACCGATCTGCTAGAGGCGATCGAGGTTATGCATGGTGAGGTCTATAACGCCATGATCGATCAGTTCATTCCACCAGGCTCTATCGATGACCAATGGAATATCGATGGACTAGAGGATGAGCTTGAGGAAGAGTTTAAGCTTTATATGCCGATTAATGATTGGCTTGATGAAGACCGTCGTCTCGACGAAGAAGGTTTGCGTGCAAAAATTATTGATACGGCTTTAGCTCGTTATCATGAACGCCGTGAACAAATGGGCGAGCAAGATGGAGCTCAGCTTGAGCGTCACTTTATGCTGCAAAGTTTGGATAAGCACTGGAAAGAGCATTTAACCCAGATGGATCAGCTGCGTAAAGGTATTCATCTACGTGGTTACGCCCAAAAGAACCCTGAGCAAGAGTATAAACGTGAATCGTTTGAGCTGTTTCAGATGATGCTGGGCGCCATTAAGTCAGAAACCGTGCAGGATCTATCACGTGTGCATATTCCAACCAAAGAAGAGCTGGAAGCCTTAGAGGCGCAGCAGCGGGCAGATCGTGAGCGCATGCAAATGCAGTTTGAGCACAATGAAGTGGCTAATTTGGCTGGCGAGACCCAGCCAACACCGCGCAATCAAAACCCGGGCACACGTACCAATGGGCAGATGCAAGTCAATCTCGCCGGCGGAGTAGCAGCAGCGGGAGCGGGCGGTGCTCAAGAAGGCGAGCCTGATCCTTATGCGGGCATGAATATTAGCCGTAATGCTCCTTGTCCCTGTGGCTCAGGCCTTAAATATAAACAGTGCCACGGTAAAATATAG